Proteins co-encoded in one Aethina tumida isolate Nest 87 chromosome 7, icAetTumi1.1, whole genome shotgun sequence genomic window:
- the LOC126266296 gene encoding uncharacterized protein LOC126266296: MALFNYYLEKLDLFKTLTLGEVHKAQYEINQIYCRKIFNDISELIYSFEPLVHRMNESDLNNIIVRKMGDYIEKTVSESFHDKLKERFDTESKERVQIQKKFILKLIDVFTNSSFLVQDGGAASQMNADEWRCSKDTGQKKQNIL, encoded by the exons ATGGCTCTGTTCAATTATTACTTGGAAAAATTAGACTTATTCAAGACGTTGACGCTTGGAGAAGTCCATAAAGCGCAGTACGAAATTAACCAAATCTATTGCAGGAAAATATTCAACGATATTTCAGAGTTGATTTACAGCTTCGAACCGTTGGTCCATCGAATGAACGAATCTGATCTGAACAACATAATTGTACGTAAAATGGGTGATTACATAGAAAAGACCGTATCGGAATCTTTTCATGATAAATTAAAGGAAAGGTTCGACACCGAATCCAAAGAAAGAGTCCAGATTCAGAAGAAATTCATCCTCAAACTCATAGATGTGTTCACCAACAGTTCCTTTCTTGTTCAAGATGGGGGAGCTGCAAGTCAGATGA ATGCTGATGAATGGAGATGTTCAAAGGACACAGgacaaaagaaacaaaatatattgtaa
- the LOC109598416 gene encoding glyceraldehyde-3-phosphate dehydrogenase-like: MAKVGINGFGRIGRLVLRIIVEKEGIDCLLVNDPFLSVEYMMYLFKYDSSHGKFHGCCGVQDNALMINGRKIEVSSEKDGSKIPWGEKGVYYVIEASGVNTTIEKCQVHIKGGAKKVVITAPSADAPMYVVGVNCDSYNPCDTVVSNASCTTNCLAPLAKIIHDNFEIVEGLMTTVHATTATQKTVDGPSGKDWRGGRGAGQNIIPSSTGAAKAVTKVIPDLKGKLTGMAFRVPTPNVSVVDLTCRLGKCTKYEDIKKKVKEMADGPLKGIVGYTEDAVVSCDFMTSSYSCVFDAEAGIALNDNFVKLIAWYDNEYGYSHRVVDLILKMAIKDK; encoded by the coding sequence ATGGCAAAAGTGGGAATCAATGGATTCGGCAGAATAGGCCGTTTGGTATTGCGAATCATCGTAGAAAAGGAGGGAATAGACTGCCTCTTGGTTAACGACCCATTTTTGTCCGTCGAGTACATGATGTACTTGTTCAAGTACGACTCGAGCCACGGCAAATTCCATGGATGCTGCGGAGTCCAGGACAATGCCTTGATGATCAACGGCCGCAAAATAGAGGTGAGCTCAGAAAAAGACGGTAGCAAAATTCCGTGGGGCGAAAAAGGCGTTTACTACGTGATAGAGGCGTCTGGTGTTAACACCACGATAGAAAAATGCCAGGTCCACATTAAAGGGGGAGCGAAAAAAGTGGTAATCACTGCACCATCGGCGGATGCGCCCATGTATGTGGTGGGGGTGAACTGCGATTCGTATAATCCTTGCGACACTGTCGTTTCCAACGCTTCTTGCACCACCAATTGTTTGGCACCTTTGGCCAAAATCATACATGACAACTTTGAAATTGTTGAAGGACTGATGACAACCGTACATGCCACGACGGCTACTCAAAAAACGGTGGATGGTCCTTCCGGGAAAGACTGGAGAGGGGGGCGAGGTGCTGGACAGAACATCATTCCGTCTTCCACGGGTGCGGCTAAAGCTGTCACCAAAGTTATTCCGGACTTAAAGGGCAAACTGACTGGTATGGCTTTCAGAGTGCCCACTCCGAATGTGTCCGTGGTTGACTTGACTTGCCGCCTGGGCAAATGTACGAAGTACGAGGACATAAAGAAGAAAGTTAAAGAAATGGCGGATGGACCTTTGAAGGGTATTGTTGGCTACACTGAAGACGCCGTTGTTTCCTGCGATTTTATGACAAGCAGTTATTCTTGTGTATTTGACGCAGAAGCTGGAATAGCGTTGAATGATAATTTCGTCAAATTGATTGCGTGGTATGATAATGAGTATGGATATTCGCATAGAGTTGTTGACCTCATTTTGAAAATGGCTATCAaggataaataa
- the LOC109598415 gene encoding glyceraldehyde-3-phosphate dehydrogenase-like, translating into MAKVGINGFGRIGRLVLRALVERQGVECLLLNDPFLNVDYMKYMFQFDSTHGRFKGCCGVVDNMLVINGKKIRVSFEMDVCKIPWADSGVYFVVEASGANTTIEKCQGHIEAGAKKVVITAPSADAPTYVVGVNCDSYQPCENIVSNASCTTNCLAPLAKIIHENFGIEEALMTTVHATTATQKTVDGVSGKDWRGGRGALQNIIPASTGAAKAVTKVIPDLQGKLTGMAFRVPVPNISVVDLTCRLCQPTKYDDIKRKIIEESQGPMLGIMGYTEDNVVSSDFMSTTYSSIFDANAGIALNDRFVKLIAWYDNEYGYSNRVVDLIMKMASKEAQ; encoded by the coding sequence ATGGCCAAAGTAGGAATCAACGGGTTCGGCCGAATAGGCCGTCTAGTGCTGCGGGCTCTCGTTGAACGTCAGGGAGTGGAATGTCTACTTCTAAACGACCCCTTTCTGAACGTTGACTACATGAAGTACATGTTCCAATTCGACTCAACCCACGGCAGATTTAAGGGCTGCTGTGGAGTCGTGGACAACATGCTGGTGATAAACGGCAAGAAGATCCGCGTGAGTTTCGAAATGGATGTGTGCAAAATACCGTGGGCTGATAGTGGCGTCTACTTTGTTGTCGAAGCTTCCGGTGCCAACACGACCATCGAAAAGTGCCAGGGCCATATTGAGGCGGGTGCCAAGAAGGTGGTGATCACAGCACCATCGGCTGACGCACCCACTTACGTGGTTGGAGTAAATTGTGATTCGTACCAGCCTTGCGAAAACATAGTTTCCAACGCTTCTTGTACCACCAACTGTTTGGCACCTTTGGCTAAAATTATTCACGAGAACTTCGGCATTGAGGAAGCGTTGATGACGACTGTGCACGCCACTACAGCCACGCAGAAGACCGTAGACGGGGTGTCCGGGAAGGACTGGAGGGGAGGCAGAGGCGCACTCCAGAACATCATTCCCGCATCAACGGGAGCTGCCAAAGCCGTCACCAAAGTCATCCCTGATTTGCAAGGCAAACTCACCGGCATGGCTTTTCGAGTTCCCGTACCCAATATATCTGTGGTGGATTTAACGTGTCGCTTGTGCCAGCCCACCAAGTACGATGAcatcaaaagaaaaataatagaagAGTCACAAGGACCGATGCTGGGTATAATGGGGTACACGGAGGACAACGTTGTTTCCTCTGATTTCATGTCGACGACGTACTCGTCTATTTTTGATGCTAATGCGGGAATAGCTCTGAATGATCGTTTTGTTAAACTGATCGCGTGGTACGACAACGAATATGGTTACTCGAACAGGGTGGTTGATTTGATTATGAAAATGGCCAGCAAAGAAgcacaataa